TTGTTAGATTAATGCCAGCTGCTCTAACAGATAAATTCTAAATTTTCATCAGCTTAgacaacagcatttttttttctcacacaaCCCCCAAAATGTATGTTCCTGGCCAGCAGAACCTGGCCAGCCTTTTCCATGGTCATTCAGGGAGCCAAGCTCTTTTCATATATTGGTTTACCTTTTCCTAGGACCTCAAAGTCCTTTACACTCAGCTAGCAGATGGGAAAAGTGTATGGAGGATGGCATGTAGGGCTAGAGCTCAGCTGTATGCCAACACATAATGACAAGGGAGGCAGAAAAATGTAGTTTATGTGAATGCCCAAGAAGAGGAAATGGATGTGGCAGGCAACTAGCAGTCTCTGCCTCAGAGCTGAGCTAATTCAATAACGGATTCTGGCTCAGCCAAATCAGCAGGCATGATTGGCAAAGGCCACAGTCCCTCTCCCTGACAGGGCACATTCCAGGCAGAAAATTTCATTTCATCAGCCCTTTAAGCCAAAGACGAGCATTTCTTTTAGCTAAGTACAAGAAAAGTACAGATGAGGTTTCTAGGACATATGGAGATCACAGTGTCTCACTGCCCCGATCAACAACTCTCCTGTTCATTTCATTCACTCCGTAGACTCTAAATCAAAGTCTTCTCCAACATTCCCTTACCATATTTCCTCACTTAGATGATGTTTACTGACTACTCTTGATCCACGGGTTATAAGTGGCATGTCTGTGGATTATCCTTTGTTCAATTCCTATTACTTTGTAACAGGAGCACCTTTATCACAAGGTGTTCACAGAAATATGTAAAACAGATAATTTCTCCTTCGGTCTCCCCAGTCACATTGAGAGCAATAATTCATTCTTAAAGTTGGAAGTTTCCAACTCTCTCAGTTGTTTGTTCTCAAGGTTTTCCTACTAAGAACGagtgttattttaaatgattcatCTTTCATATAAATTAGCATGGACACAGAGAAAGTCAATCACAACTATTTCCTTTTGGTCTTCCTTCAGAGCCACAGACAGGTACATGAAGCAGTTTTGAGACCCAGACTTGTATTTGCATACAACTGatactatatttatttaatctGGGATTTCTGCCTGGTACTTGAATACAGAAGAATATCTTAGTTCTTAGAATAAGAGATCAAAATTGTTTAAGACTCAAGAATAGAGtctttcaggaaaaggaaaaatagaaggtATCATGGTTATTCATtgattcagcaaacatttactgagagcctATTGTGTGCCTACCGGTGTGTGCTGGGACGTGGGGGTGGAGGGACCAAGTTGAACaagacacagcccctgcccttgAAAGACTAAGGCACAACATGCAAGCACACAACACAATGCAGTAAAATGCTATAGAGCATTTGAGGGAGCTCAAGAGAGTGGGTCACTTAGTTTTGGGGATAAGGGTGAGGAACTTTTAGGAAGAATCTGAAGAAGACTGCGGAGTGAtcagagatgaaataaaaatccAAGACTATGCTGAGGAAACTAGATCAAAAATggtatgaatttaaaaaacaaaagcattgaATGCTGTGTAGGCATGGGCCCATCTTGCGTGAGGTCAACAGAAAGGTGTTTAGGGAGGCTCCTTTAAACCTGAGGTAGGTATAGGTGGAGCTTAAGGGCCACTGTCTGTGGATGTCAGCTGAAATGCCCATCAGCACTGTCCTGGTAGCAGTCACTGTGATGTGCTGCGCAGATCCCCTCCTGGACAAAAGGACTTATTCCTCCAGCTGCCGGCATGCAGCCCTTAGCTGTCAGCCTCCTCCTGCTTTGCCTCAAGAGAGTGGCTGCACCCACGGCCATGTGCCTTCCCTTGGgccccagtgcctggcccacCCAAGAGTATTAAGGCCCTCATCCCCAACTCAGGACAATCCAGGGACCCATTAAGCTTCTGAGTTTCTGGGTGGTTTGggtaaagcctttttttttttaatgtttatttatttttgagagacaacatggggaggagcagagagctggggagacagaggatccaaagtgggctctacagcagcaagcctgaggtgggcctcaaactcatgaatcaccaGATCGTGACTTGGGCCGAAGtgtgatgcttaaccagctgaggcacccaggcgcccctgggtaagACCTCTTATTAAAACTGTACCACAGCGTGACTTCTCTCTCTACCCAGTCCTGCTTCTGTTCCTTCCCTTTCACAGGTGTTAATCCAAAAGCCCTCCCTAATAAATACCCGACATGCTaatctccatctcagagtctgctttgCGGGGTGCCTGACAACAACTTCCTTCAGAACCACAAGCAAAATGCCAGAAAATCTCTGTATTCAGCGAACCATCACAACCTACAGTTGAGTTAGTTCACAAATGTTATTATTCCACCATTTATTTACTCACAGTGCATCCcccaaagacattttcaaaaattcatgCTGATCTTTAGGGTTTAAACTACAGCCAAgctaaaactgaaaatatgtttTCGCCCAAGTTCTGAACATACAGATTCTGATCCTGATTTACACATGGACACAAAAGGTCAGCCAAGTTTGGCCAAGACACTCCCACTCCCTAAACTCTCTGAAGGATTTAGTCTCTCACTTTGGCAGCCAAAGATATCAAAATGGACTTTCTTGCTAGATAAATTTTGGGGGACCCTAAAAGGCTAGAACCAGAATCAGACAAAATGAAGGCTTTACTACACCACCTGCAAATTTTAGCAAACAGATGCTGAAATGACATTTGTGCAGAGTTGGCCACAAGACATCATGTGGCCCACAGAAATGTCGGGAACTGGCATGCTGTCTGACCCTGGCAGTAGTCCTGCCCCCCGACCTCTGAGCACATACAGgctcccttcttgctctctcactATACTGCCTTCCCTGCTCTTCTTTGTCTCCAAAGCAGAGGCTTACGGAATCCAAAAGACCTGGATGCCATTCAATCCTCATGACATATTAGCTATGTGAACTTGAAGAAGGGATTAACCTGAGTTTCATTCTCCTTACCTGCAAAAACggagataaaacaaaacaaaaaacttctctGGTGCAGTTGACAGGAATGAAAACATTAAGCCCACTGCCAGAGTGACACAGAGCCAGGCAGAGCCATACAGAGCATGTCACAGCACCGTGCTTCATGCTAACAGGAGCCAGCAGTGGTTCTCACCTTTGCTGCGCCGTGGAATTGACTGGGGAACTTCAAAAGTACTGAAGCCGGGACAACACCCCCAGAGAGTCTCATATAATTGGTTGGGGATGCTGAagcatcaaaaatatttaaagttggggtgcctggctggcttagtcagtagagtgtgtgactcttgatcttggggttgggagttcaagccccacattgggtggagagattacttaaaaataaaatctttaaaaaacatatttaaagctctccagatgattctaaggtgcagccaaggttgagaactactgcttCCTGCAGATTCTTTTACATAAGCCACGTAACTACCCTATGAGTTTAGTGCAATTATCCATCCTCCCCTCATTTTTACACACAAGGAAATTGAGGTTTAGAAAGGTTAGAAGATTACTCAAGTGTACTACAGTATTAAGGGGCAAAGCTGAGGGCTGAATTCACACAGTATGACTTCTAAGACCTTACCACCATCAGCACACTGCTGTGCTACCACCCCACCTACTGAATGTGGAGAACCTTCCAGCATGGCTTTGAGCGTACAGAAGATACTCCACAATTGGTAGCTaatttgttctttgctttttagCTTTCCTCCTCTCCATTCTCTGCTCTTCCCAATCGCCACCTGAAATATTGCTTGCAGTTGATGAAGAGTGAGGGATGGATACGACTTAGAAGCATAGTCCAGAAGGATCTaggaaaaaactattttttccttctcctccccttcctaaAACTAGGCCATGAGCACACACTTactttctgtttaaaatgttttgagatAATTATTACAGATACTATACTGGAAATATcagagctcaagccctgcgtcgggctctgtgctgacagcttggagcctggagcctgcttaggattctgtgtctccttctctctctgcctctctcccacttgtgctctgtctctctgtatcaaaagtaaattttaaaaaaaaagtgttcctcctaccaaaaaaaaaaaaaaaatcagaaactcaAAAGAAAGTTTTTCCACCACCCCTTCTCAAGTCTAAGTCAATGTTTCATTTGCTTGTGTCAATGTCTAGGCCTTGTTCATGAGGATATATGGTTTTTACAATTACAAAATCATAATTATATATTCAGATTTGTCTGTTCATATTATGCCATGTAtacttttccaaatttgttttataaGCCAATTAAGTCTCCTAATACAGCTCTGCAGATAATAAAGATAATTTCCTACATAAGTAGGCCtaagatattttcattaaaagtgTCCCtcctacttggggcgcctgggtggctcctaagcatccgacttcggctcaggtcgtgatctcgcagtttgtgagttcgagccccacgtcgggctctgtgctgacagctcagagcctggagcctgcttctgattctgggtctccttctctctctgcccctcccccacttgtgctttgtctctatcaaaaataatttttaaaaaaagtgttcctcctaccaaaaaaaaaaattagccttaGTACTGTGAAAACTGATATAAAAGTTTGTAACCATGTAAAAGTCACAGGACATGACATTTGCCTTCCTTTATTTGCTATGCATGGCTCAGTGCCCACATACCTTGCCCCCATCCCTGGAACCAAAGCAAGTGCTCAAAAAATACACGATGCATGAACAAATGATACTTTTCCTGGCTGAACAGTAAATGTGTAAAATCAGACTTCTTAGGAGACTCCAAAGTGAAGCCTGAAAACTGAGCAGAGTGAACAAGAGCAAAGCGAGCAGGAAAACAGCCGGAAACCCATGGTAAAGGCCAGCTACATTAGCCAGGAGGAAACATGTGGTTTCCTGAATTGCACCCGTGCAAGGCCATCAACCTTTGAGGCATGACATGTAAACACTGTCAAGGATCTTCAGCTCTCTCTTCAGTCACTCTTTGGAGTTCTTTGTAAAAGCTGCTTACACTTTTGGGCTCTTTTCTCCCTGTGCACTAATCTTGGAAGGAGCACAGAGGTGGAGGCAGCTGCAACAGAAGAATAAGGCTTCAAAGAACTGGAGTAGGTATGCTTCAGAGAACCCCCTGGTCAATGTCCTTAGAGGAGGGTTCTTAGTCTAGGCCTCCTCTGGGCACCACCGTGGGATTTCAGGAAACTGGTAACATGTGCAATTAGTGTaaattgtgcgtgtgtgtgtttgtgtgtatgtgtgtctgtctggCTTTCTGTCTGGAAAGGAGACTTCAGATGTCATCAGATTTTGCTCTTGGTTTTAGAGCATGCTCCTTCTTCTCCACGTCATCAACTCAAGTGAGACTCTTCTAAACCCATCACTCTTCATCAAGAGCTGGAGGTGGGGATGAATGGGAGAAGGTGGAAGCCAGGGAACTCACTCTGTGGAAGGCCTTCTATTAAATGAGTCAACAGATGAGAACAGATTCAAGAGTGCCTAACATGTATAAGGTCCCATaaatgttgttattattactctCTGCCAAACGCTTTGGGCTTTTGCAACTTCACAACCACCCTAGAGGGCAGCGTAAATCCCATATTCTATTTACAAGGAGATTTACTTAGGGTGATAGAGTAAACTAACCCAGTGCCACAGCTATCCAATTCCAAAACTATCCAATTCCAAAGCATGGACTTTTCATCTCCACCCCACAGCCCGAATTACTGACCACACTTTCAGTCTCAGGGTGACCTCTCCAGCCACCCTTAAGGCTTTCACATTGAAAGCTTGAGAGTCTTGCTCTTTCCCTGAGTCCAGCATCAAAACAGGCACTGAGCCTAAGAATGAGCTTCTTTAACCCAAGCCATAATCTCTACTTGCTTGCATAATATGGTCCCAGTAATCCTACTCAAATTCCACACTCAAAGCCAGTTGTTCACTCAGTTTATCAAGGGCTACATAAGAAAGAAATCACATGTATCACAATGAATTCCCTTGCCTCTACTGATACAGCCAAGTCAAAGGCCAGAAGGGAAATGTTTTCTGGTAGTCACAAACCAGAGTGAGAAAGCTCTAAACAAAGCCTACTGGTTCCTGGTTTCAAAACCCAGGCTAAAAACTGCAGTTAAATATCAGCTACTAAAACAGCCTTCCCCAAGCAGGTGAAAATCCTGACAACTGCATTGCACTGATCACTACCTAGGTATCTGCACTTTACAGATGTTGTCCCTGTGCCTCAAAAGAGCCAAGCATGCTGGCAAGGTGTTACTTCTAGAGAAGTTAAGCAAGGCTCTCAGGGTCACAAAGGCAGTGAGTAGCAGaatcaggactcaaactcaggtctgtaTGAGAACAGCATCATTGGTTTTAACCATACTCCTCCTACCGTCTACACAACCACTGTGAGTCATGGTACCCAGGGCCAGcatctcttcttgtttttttctggatCTACTTCCCTGATATCTAGCCAACCTCTCAAGAGGAGAAGGCAATGAAGCAAGACAGATGGACGGACTCTATAAATAGAAGATCTGCGTTTCAGGTCCAGTTCTGCCATTTCCTGGCTCTGTAACCTTGGATAGAGAGCACTTAACCATCcaaggtctcagtttcctcaccagtgCAGTGAAGATCACTGTTCACATTGCACAGACCTGGAAAACAATGCGAGCTAAAGCTTAAGTATTATGCAAATGTAAGTTACCCTTACTCCTACTTAACCCACCAATTCAACAACTAGTAGTAGCCCTTTCTCAGCCTCCCCTCCACGCTCATCTCAGAGTTCGTCTTGGGCACCACCAGAGTCCCGCCACCATCTCCTCCTCACGCCCCtcgcccctctcctcccttttgGCTGTTACTTAATCTCCCTCCAGTTCAGCAGCTCTCTCGCCTCGTCGGAAAGACCGGCCTTGGACGCTggtacttctttctttccaactcTGGGCACGAAGGGCTTATCTCTCCTCAGGACGTCAGGGCAGCCACCTCTGCGCGGCTGCTGCGGGTTCCACAATGCCTGCGCGGGGTGCGCACGCGGCCCCGCGGCCCGCCCCGAGGGGCGGGGTGTGACCAGAGAGTTTACATATGAGGTGCCGGCAGTAGGGAACACCCCTCCGCCCGCGGAGCTTCCTCTGCAGCGCAGCCTGTTGTCGgggccgcgcgcgcgcgcgcggagCCGCCGGGGGTTCCCGCCCGCGGACACCTGGGCCCTGGCCGTGCCGCAGCCCCGCCTGCCCGCCGCGCCACCAACCATGCGGCAGCCGCTCTACCGCTGCTACAACATCACCTCCGTGGAGAAGGGCTACTCGGCGACCATGGGCGGGGTGCTTTTCAGCGCGGGCCTCCTGGGCAACCTGCTGGCGCTGGGGCTGCTGGCTCGCTCGGGGCTGGGGTCTTGCCCGCGGCGCACGCCGCCCTCGGTCTTCTACGTGCTGGTGTGCGGCCTGACGGTCACAGACTTGCTGGGCAAATGCCTCGTGAGCCCCTTCGTGCTGGCCGCTTACGCGCAGAACCGGAGCCTGTGGGGACTGGCGCCCGCGTCGGACAGCTCGCTGTGCCAAACCTTCGCCTTTTTCATGTCTTTCTTTGGGCTCGCCTCCACGCTGCAGCTCCTGGCCATGGCCCTGGAGTGCTGGCTCTCCCTGGGGCACCCCTTCTTCTACCGACGGCACATCACCCTGCGCCGCGGCGCGCTGGTGGCGCCCGTCGTGGGCGCCTTCTGCCTGGCTTTCTGCGCGCTGCCCTTCGCGGGCATCGGGAAGTTCGTGCAGTACTGCCCCGGCACCTGGTGCTTCATCCAGATGGTGCACGAGGAGCGCTCGCCGTCGGTGCTGCGCTACTCAGTGCTCTACGCCAGCCTTATGGCCCTGCTGGTCCTCGCCATCGTGCTGTGCAACCTGAGCGCCATGCGCAACCTCTACGAGATGCaccggcggctgcggcggcgccCGCGCTCCGGCACCAGGGACCGCGCGGAGCCGGGCGCGGGCGAGAAGGAGGCGGCTGTGAAGCCCCTGGAGGAGCTGGACCACCTGCTGTTGCTGGCCCTCATGACGGTGCTCTTCACTCTGTGCTCCCTGCCTTTAATAGTGAGTCGCTGCGCGCCGAGGCTGCAGTTGCGGGACCGAAGGGTGGAGCGCGTTGGACGCCGCGCAGGAGGAGTTGCGCCCTGGGCCCCGAGGGTTTGTTGGTGCGCTCCCCAGATCGGGTCCCCTCCACAGCCCCGAGGACACAGAACCGAATTTGTTGAGCCAGAAGAGGcggaaacaaagaaaggaaggcaaagaCGGAGTCTGAAAGTGTCTCCCTAGCTCCGCAGAACCTCTCCAGTTAGCAgtaccctctcctctctccttccctctgggaGGATCTCGGGGCTATTTTAGCACCTCAGCATTTGAGGAGCAGAATTTGGTTCCTCTTTCCAGAGGGCTAGGTAATGTTTTATTTCGTAGACCCGCCCATAATTTTAGTGGCGTCAGAAATGGGCGAATGCACCTGGGAGTTTTTCCCCAGGTGTTGGCGTGGAAAGACTAAGGGAAGGTGTAATCCTGCCAGAACCTGCCAGAGTGATTTGCAGAGATGAGAGACTAAAGAtagatttagtttttaaaaattctcaagtAATCTTTGAGGAGTGGCAGCTGCTG
This window of the Prionailurus viverrinus isolate Anna chromosome B3, UM_Priviv_1.0, whole genome shotgun sequence genome carries:
- the PTGDR gene encoding prostaglandin D2 receptor; translation: MRQPLYRCYNITSVEKGYSATMGGVLFSAGLLGNLLALGLLARSGLGSCPRRTPPSVFYVLVCGLTVTDLLGKCLVSPFVLAAYAQNRSLWGLAPASDSSLCQTFAFFMSFFGLASTLQLLAMALECWLSLGHPFFYRRHITLRRGALVAPVVGAFCLAFCALPFAGIGKFVQYCPGTWCFIQMVHEERSPSVLRYSVLYASLMALLVLAIVLCNLSAMRNLYEMHRRLRRRPRSGTRDRAEPGAGEKEAAVKPLEELDHLLLLALMTVLFTLCSLPLIYRAYYGAFKAVNEENGTFEEMEDLRALRFLSVISIVDPWIFIIFRTPVFRMSFHKIFIRPLMYRNWYSNSCRTNMESSL